Proteins from a genomic interval of Alphaproteobacteria bacterium:
- a CDS encoding mechanosensitive ion channel yields the protein MSWIVLYFLIKVSFFERYEVVYKKDVPRIVLSTTKFIIFVCAFLSIVVFVLGQSILSILTLGGLVSAGLTFALGELILDAFSGVILETESPFELNDWIKTLDGAEGRVIKINWRTVILENMDGYIIVVPHRKIAQGFTNYSKPRRSYWDSVKICLDHTVPVERAERILRAGVMSVTSVYQKKCDVAAIKTNRSGITYEVRYLVSDIIECRDVKHDVINALTKHLHAYKLKISEVLGEYTLSKGRKSYQEESPLILANFIENVECFNELPRATIKKLAENAKRWVFAEGEIIVSEGTEGQSMYLIGEGSVEVSIAYKNKAGDKIEKKLFCLGFPEYFGEMALLLNEKRSATVTAITNVVVYEISQELLKSALKGTSKAFTKMKKQAIEKKEANKLTKSQMGKLIERKVAPSNGLLSSFKKFFQ from the coding sequence ATGTCCTGGATTGTGCTTTATTTCCTCATCAAAGTGTCCTTTTTTGAGCGTTATGAAGTTGTTTATAAGAAAGATGTTCCTCGTATTGTATTAAGTACAACTAAATTTATTATATTCGTTTGTGCTTTTCTTTCCATTGTTGTGTTTGTTTTGGGGCAATCTATTTTAAGTATTTTGACATTGGGGGGACTTGTTAGTGCAGGCTTAACATTTGCTCTAGGTGAGCTAATTCTTGATGCGTTTTCTGGTGTTATTTTAGAAACAGAATCTCCATTTGAGCTCAATGATTGGATTAAGACATTAGACGGAGCGGAAGGGCGGGTTATAAAGATCAACTGGCGTACAGTTATTCTTGAGAATATGGATGGATATATTATTGTTGTTCCCCATCGAAAAATTGCTCAAGGTTTTACAAATTATAGCAAACCGCGTCGGAGTTATTGGGATAGCGTTAAGATTTGTTTGGATCATACGGTTCCTGTTGAAAGAGCGGAACGCATCCTAAGAGCAGGAGTTATGAGTGTAACGAGTGTTTATCAAAAAAAATGTGACGTAGCTGCGATTAAGACAAACCGAAGTGGTATTACTTACGAAGTTCGTTACCTGGTGTCGGATATAATAGAATGTCGTGACGTTAAGCACGACGTGATCAATGCGTTGACGAAGCATTTACATGCTTACAAATTAAAGATATCTGAGGTTTTAGGTGAATATACTTTGTCAAAGGGAAGAAAATCTTATCAAGAAGAGTCTCCCCTCATACTTGCAAATTTTATTGAGAACGTTGAGTGTTTCAATGAATTACCACGAGCTACAATAAAGAAATTAGCTGAAAACGCGAAACGTTGGGTTTTTGCTGAGGGGGAGATCATTGTCAGTGAAGGCACAGAAGGGCAGTCTATGTATTTAATTGGTGAAGGTAGTGTCGAAGTGTCTATCGCCTATAAAAACAAAGCAGGAGATAAAATAGAAAAAAAACTATTTTGCTTAGGTTTCCCTGAATATTTTGGTGAAATGGCTTTGCTTCTCAATGAAAAAAGATCTGCAACTGTAACGGCAATAACAAATGTGGTGGTTTATGAAATTTCCCAAGAGTTACTGAAAAGTGCTTTGAAAGGTACGTCAAAAGCCTTTACAAAAATGAAAAAGCAAGCAATTGAGAAAAAAGAAGCAAATAAATTGACAAAGTCTCAAATGGGAAAATTAATTGAGAGAAAAGTTGCTCCTTCTAATGGACTGTTATCAAGTTTTAAAAAATTCTTCCAGTAA